The Pseudomonas fluorescens genome includes a window with the following:
- a CDS encoding AAA family ATPase, protein MKFIVLPVGSSRPSHGENTIYLTKDNWNDYSFVTMFSMSVHDHAGVLWDIGRTKIGFKGQTTSIPTYSKLPETFEFLSDDFFSLGQGVNFYKSMGMLDPVFRKNILHGLRDIVVLPEIIDSIRDESVLGTSLLRNHSLSVVKGQFSRVLDGKAELTGYSFRYVRKDTEDCGGIEMDFEVVVDSKPSTHIHAVIGRNGVGKTTLLNGMIGAITNELGVGDFYGKWGQKIESDYFSSLVSVSFSAFDPFTPPNEQPDPAKGTCYFYIGLKDAEGNGRLRTIPELRVDCIKALCSCFQNTSKTSRWLSSIQKLGSDENFSFMQLEQLESVYRWVRDNTPVADQSDSDHFKSVYLDKALPYLSKMSSGHAIVLLTITRLVATVEEKTLVLLDEPESHLHPPLLSAFIRALADLLHDQNGVALIATHSPVVLQEVPKSCAWIIHRVGKDVLTSRPKIETFGENVGILTSEVFNLEVERAGFHDLLAKSVSSGKSYDEIVQDYSGQLGLEGKAILRALVTSRDKGKIS, encoded by the coding sequence ATGAAATTTATTGTTCTTCCTGTTGGTTCAAGCAGACCAAGCCATGGTGAAAACACCATTTACTTGACAAAAGATAATTGGAATGATTACTCATTCGTTACTATGTTTTCCATGAGCGTTCATGATCATGCTGGCGTGCTTTGGGACATCGGCCGTACAAAAATAGGCTTCAAAGGACAAACCACAAGTATACCTACCTACTCAAAACTTCCAGAAACGTTCGAGTTTTTGTCAGATGATTTTTTTTCATTAGGACAGGGTGTGAATTTCTATAAAAGCATGGGTATGTTAGATCCTGTTTTTAGAAAGAATATCTTGCACGGATTACGGGATATCGTTGTACTTCCCGAAATAATTGACAGTATCCGTGATGAAAGTGTTTTGGGAACATCTCTCCTGAGAAATCATAGCCTTTCTGTTGTCAAGGGGCAGTTTTCTCGTGTGCTAGATGGTAAGGCTGAGTTGACAGGCTACAGCTTTAGATACGTCAGGAAAGATACAGAAGACTGCGGCGGTATTGAAATGGATTTTGAAGTGGTGGTGGATTCCAAGCCAAGCACACACATCCACGCCGTCATTGGTCGAAATGGTGTTGGTAAAACGACACTTTTAAATGGAATGATTGGTGCGATCACTAATGAACTGGGGGTCGGCGATTTTTATGGTAAGTGGGGCCAAAAAATAGAATCCGATTATTTTAGTAGTTTAGTCTCAGTGTCATTCAGCGCGTTTGACCCGTTTACCCCACCTAATGAGCAACCCGATCCAGCGAAAGGTACATGCTATTTCTACATTGGTTTGAAAGACGCAGAGGGAAATGGTCGACTCCGAACCATACCGGAACTGAGAGTGGACTGTATCAAAGCGCTCTGTTCGTGTTTCCAAAATACATCTAAGACATCACGTTGGTTAAGCTCAATACAGAAGCTAGGTTCGGATGAGAATTTTTCATTCATGCAGCTTGAACAACTGGAATCGGTATATAGGTGGGTGCGCGATAACACACCCGTAGCGGACCAATCAGACTCTGATCATTTTAAATCAGTCTATTTAGATAAAGCTCTACCGTATCTTTCAAAAATGAGCTCAGGGCACGCTATAGTATTACTTACAATAACCCGTCTTGTTGCAACAGTTGAAGAAAAAACCCTTGTTTTACTAGATGAGCCTGAGAGCCACCTACACCCACCTCTACTGTCTGCTTTTATTCGTGCATTAGCTGACTTGCTACATGACCAAAATGGCGTTGCGCTCATAGCTACACACTCGCCGGTTGTTCTTCAGGAAGTACCAAAATCTTGCGCCTGGATAATCCATAGAGTAGGTAAAGATGTATTGACCAGTCGTCCAAAAATTGAAACCTTTGGTGAAAATGTTGGCATCCTGACTTCCGAGGTTTTTAACTTGGAAGTCGAACGAGCGGGCTTTCATGACCTTCTGGCCAAGTCTGTAAGCTCAGGAAAATCTTATGATGAGATAGTTCAAGACTATAGTGGCCAGCTTGGTTTAGAGGGCAAAGCGATTTTACGAGCACTTGTAACTAGTCGTGATAAGGGAAAAATATCATGA
- a CDS encoding HNH endonuclease, which yields MMRLTAPDYTFEQVLDTCLRGITGNAAFKLSIEGAKASLIVEGELYASNSREGNLYSIAPIDLSIDLNPIVLSDLNKSDFIKLYETYFVPEEKPAREIYNKLLNAAKESCPFCGGIGTPRNLDHFLPKSHFPQYSVLPANLVPSCRDCNMDGKAAVFAIQAEHQIIQPYLDHERFFNEQWIFARYEEEGGGEPGQFEYFVNPPSNWSETDKRRVERHFEDFNLGHRYSVKAAQILGTVMAQVASLQRIGLNNQVISETILAPGVSTAQFSNHWQCGLYQALMRHFEE from the coding sequence ATGATGCGTCTAACTGCGCCAGATTATACATTCGAGCAAGTTTTAGACACCTGCCTACGTGGTATCACTGGCAACGCGGCCTTTAAACTAAGCATTGAAGGTGCGAAGGCGAGCTTGATAGTTGAAGGCGAACTGTATGCTTCAAATTCTCGCGAAGGAAATCTTTATAGTATCGCTCCTATAGACCTCAGTATTGACTTGAATCCTATAGTACTCAGCGACCTAAATAAGTCTGATTTTATTAAGTTGTATGAAACATATTTTGTTCCCGAAGAGAAGCCAGCAAGAGAGATATACAATAAACTGCTGAATGCTGCCAAAGAAAGTTGTCCGTTTTGCGGTGGTATAGGTACACCTAGAAATTTAGATCACTTTTTGCCTAAATCTCATTTTCCTCAGTACTCTGTGCTACCCGCTAATTTGGTCCCATCTTGTCGGGATTGTAATATGGATGGGAAAGCCGCTGTGTTCGCTATACAGGCTGAACATCAAATAATTCAACCGTATTTAGATCATGAGAGATTCTTCAATGAACAGTGGATTTTTGCGCGGTATGAGGAGGAAGGAGGAGGAGAGCCAGGTCAGTTTGAGTATTTTGTAAACCCACCCTCTAACTGGAGCGAAACGGATAAGCGTCGAGTTGAGAGACACTTTGAGGATTTCAACCTAGGGCATCGTTACTCCGTTAAGGCAGCTCAGATATTGGGTACAGTGATGGCACAAGTAGCTTCACTCCAGAGGATTGGGCTAAACAATCAAGTTATTAGCGAAACGATTTTGGCGCCAGGAGTTTCTACAGCACAATTTTCAAATCACTGGCAGTGCGGGCTTTATCAGGCATTGATGAGACATTTTGAAGAGTAG
- a CDS encoding DUF6124 family protein has protein sequence MFKPTPNPPEADQASPRTKSKTKKHDEATNRALDYYLLPKPEKSEDAPQPGQLFTVAKNADNESLLANLSETLAAADAMVSNLAFDLEGPRRHIALGIQQLIELSSLLANRVLDNVDPR, from the coding sequence ATGTTCAAACCTACACCGAATCCGCCAGAGGCGGACCAAGCTTCCCCGCGAACCAAATCCAAAACCAAGAAGCACGACGAAGCCACCAATCGCGCCTTGGATTACTACCTGCTACCAAAACCGGAAAAGTCAGAAGATGCTCCCCAACCGGGCCAGCTCTTCACTGTCGCAAAAAACGCCGACAACGAGTCCCTCCTTGCCAACCTCAGCGAAACCCTGGCAGCAGCCGACGCGATGGTCAGCAACCTGGCCTTCGACCTGGAAGGCCCTCGCCGTCATATTGCTCTTGGTATCCAGCAATTGATCGAGTTGAGTTCGTTGCTGGCGAATCGGGTGTTGGATAACGTTGATCCGCGCTAG
- a CDS encoding lysozyme inhibitor LprI family protein codes for MIKSLLVGTLLAMASASASAMSCDNPRNAYDRTYCASLKMVQSDQEINEQYKKTMSALNPDQKKKVKAAQIQWIKNRDSACSNDGLLYLDCANEKTEARIVILKAVERECRAAGCDDAKLSQVE; via the coding sequence GTGATCAAGTCTTTGTTGGTTGGGACATTGCTGGCAATGGCATCAGCATCGGCATCTGCGATGAGTTGCGATAATCCTAGAAACGCCTATGACAGGACCTATTGCGCGTCGCTGAAAATGGTTCAGTCGGATCAGGAAATCAACGAGCAGTACAAGAAGACCATGAGTGCCCTGAACCCGGATCAAAAGAAAAAAGTGAAAGCTGCTCAGATCCAGTGGATCAAAAATCGTGACAGCGCCTGTTCCAACGATGGCCTGCTCTACCTGGACTGTGCCAATGAGAAGACCGAGGCGCGTATCGTCATACTCAAGGCTGTCGAGCGCGAGTGCCGTGCTGCCGGTTGCGACGACGCCAAGCTGTCGCAAGTCGAGTAA
- a CDS encoding glutathione S-transferase, whose amino-acid sequence MTSSQQRVDVSTVPTMKIYDWFNGPYPARVRIALAEKGLLPNIEFVPVNLWNGEHKQPEFLAINYSGTLPVLELNDGTRIAECTAITQYLDSLDGHPTLTGQTAVEKGIIHMMTKRAEIEFLDAVSAYFHHATPGLGPDVELYQNAEWGARMRDKAIRGMRYFDNLLKDRPFVAGDKFSMADIAVLGGMIFASLVQLPVPEECAALRAWHARMQERSSVQTWRAMVERGVA is encoded by the coding sequence ATGACTTCTTCACAGCAGCGCGTTGACGTTTCCACTGTTCCTACGATGAAAATCTACGATTGGTTCAACGGCCCCTACCCCGCCCGCGTCCGCATTGCGCTGGCGGAAAAAGGATTGCTGCCCAACATCGAATTCGTACCGGTGAATCTCTGGAACGGCGAGCACAAGCAACCCGAGTTCCTGGCCATCAATTACTCCGGGACACTGCCCGTGCTGGAGCTGAACGATGGGACGCGGATCGCCGAGTGCACGGCGATCACCCAGTACCTGGATAGCCTGGACGGTCATCCGACGTTGACGGGCCAAACGGCTGTTGAGAAAGGCATCATCCATATGATGACCAAACGTGCCGAGATCGAGTTTCTCGATGCCGTCAGCGCGTACTTCCACCATGCCACGCCGGGCCTCGGGCCCGATGTCGAGCTGTACCAGAATGCCGAGTGGGGCGCCCGGATGCGCGATAAGGCGATCAGGGGCATGCGCTATTTCGACAACCTGCTCAAAGACCGGCCCTTTGTGGCGGGCGACAAGTTTTCGATGGCCGACATTGCAGTACTGGGCGGCATGATCTTCGCCTCGCTGGTGCAACTCCCCGTGCCTGAAGAATGTGCCGCACTGCGAGCCTGGCACGCCAGGATGCAGGAACGCTCCAGCGTCCAGACATGGCGCGCCATGGTCGAGCGTGGTGTTGCGTAG
- a CDS encoding TetR/AcrR family transcriptional regulator, which produces MNENAREAILAAAKSAAQLHGYSGINFRSIADQVGIKNASIYYHFPSKAGLAAAVAERYWQDALRVLEGIRAANVDPKKCLQLYASIFRKSLEDGNRLCLSSFMAAEYEDLPDEVSREIRVFADVNVAWLAQVLADAGTGSAEECERRARAIYTAVAGAQLIARTRADVGLFDDLILSYREAGLIPA; this is translated from the coding sequence GTGAACGAAAATGCTCGAGAAGCCATCTTGGCGGCAGCGAAATCCGCTGCCCAACTGCACGGTTACAGCGGTATCAATTTCCGTAGCATTGCCGACCAGGTGGGTATCAAGAACGCCAGCATTTACTACCACTTTCCGAGCAAGGCAGGCCTGGCTGCGGCGGTCGCTGAGCGCTACTGGCAGGACGCGTTGCGAGTGCTTGAAGGGATACGCGCTGCCAATGTCGATCCAAAGAAGTGCCTGCAGCTGTACGCATCCATTTTTCGAAAGTCGCTTGAGGACGGCAACAGGCTTTGTCTGTCCAGCTTCATGGCAGCCGAATACGAAGACCTTCCCGATGAAGTATCGCGAGAGATCAGGGTTTTTGCGGACGTTAACGTGGCGTGGCTCGCCCAGGTACTGGCAGATGCTGGAACAGGTAGCGCAGAAGAATGTGAACGCCGAGCGCGGGCCATTTATACCGCTGTTGCGGGTGCTCAGTTAATTGCGCGGACTCGAGCGGATGTCGGTCTGTTCGATGATTTGATATTGAGCTACCGGGAAGCGGGGTTGATTCCGGCCTGA
- a CDS encoding GGDEF domain-containing protein: MYGPRLRNGQDFVIAEQVRTDRLQQLFRQSVSAVFGSYLAAIMLSWLCWDRFDHGAIFWWMAILTASTLLRIAMFVAYFRSDESQRTPRHWERKYWVTLVLSASIWGGGAFVLMPADDLLSQALVMLFTVGMSVSAVSCYSAYRDMTLVSIGVVLLPCTIWLLFQPSPIQLGMALSILVFAAFAARATHKMSQALEIAFRLTREMEQANSISTRAAQTDELTGLKSRRAFFEHAQQLYDECKAKRQGLCAVMLDMDHFKHINDTYGHQVGDQVLRQMGTVISSSFRATDIHGRLGGEEFAILLPNTSIEVATQIAERLIDTIAGLMIEPVLCISASLGVASTEACNKDLHSLMNDADKALYRAKALGRNRVAVA; this comes from the coding sequence ATGTATGGCCCAAGATTGCGCAATGGCCAGGATTTTGTAATAGCCGAGCAGGTGCGCACCGACCGATTGCAGCAGCTGTTTCGCCAATCCGTTTCTGCGGTTTTTGGTAGTTACCTCGCTGCCATCATGCTGAGTTGGCTGTGTTGGGATCGTTTTGATCACGGCGCTATTTTTTGGTGGATGGCCATTCTGACCGCATCGACGCTGCTGCGTATCGCGATGTTCGTCGCCTATTTCCGCAGCGACGAAAGTCAGCGCACGCCTCGACATTGGGAGCGCAAATACTGGGTCACACTGGTGCTATCGGCCAGTATCTGGGGTGGCGGGGCATTCGTTCTCATGCCGGCGGACGATCTGTTGTCACAGGCGTTGGTCATGCTCTTTACAGTCGGCATGTCCGTCAGCGCGGTGTCCTGCTATTCGGCCTATCGCGATATGACACTGGTCTCCATTGGCGTGGTGCTGTTGCCGTGCACGATCTGGCTGCTGTTTCAACCCTCCCCGATTCAACTCGGCATGGCCCTTTCGATTCTGGTGTTCGCGGCATTTGCGGCCCGCGCCACGCACAAAATGTCCCAGGCACTGGAGATCGCCTTTCGACTCACCCGTGAAATGGAACAAGCGAACAGCATTTCAACCCGCGCCGCTCAAACCGACGAACTGACCGGCCTGAAGAGTCGAAGGGCGTTTTTCGAGCATGCCCAGCAGCTTTACGACGAATGTAAGGCTAAGCGGCAAGGGTTGTGCGCGGTCATGTTGGACATGGATCACTTCAAGCACATCAACGACACCTACGGCCATCAGGTCGGCGATCAGGTTTTGCGGCAGATGGGGACGGTCATCAGTTCGTCATTTCGGGCAACGGATATCCACGGTCGGCTCGGGGGCGAAGAGTTCGCCATTCTGCTCCCGAACACTTCCATTGAGGTTGCCACCCAGATTGCAGAACGGCTCATCGATACGATTGCGGGCTTGATGATCGAGCCTGTCCTCTGCATATCAGCCAGCCTCGGCGTCGCGTCGACGGAGGCCTGTAATAAGGATCTTCACAGCTTGATGAACGATGCGGATAAAGCCCTGTATCGGGCGAAGGCGTTGGGGCGTAATCGAGTGGCTGTTGCTTAG
- a CDS encoding organic hydroperoxide resistance protein codes for MNVLYTAVATSTGGRDGRAVSSDKILDVKLATPKALGGAGGEATNPEQLFAAGYSACFIGALKFVASQSKRSIPADASITAHVGIGQIPGGFGLDIDLHINLPGLDQADAQALVDAAHQVCPYSNATRGNVDVRLHVSV; via the coding sequence ATGAACGTTCTCTACACCGCAGTCGCAACCTCCACCGGTGGCCGTGATGGCCGTGCTGTTTCCAGCGACAAGATTCTCGACGTGAAATTGGCCACTCCAAAAGCCTTGGGCGGCGCTGGTGGTGAAGCCACCAACCCTGAGCAGTTGTTCGCTGCCGGCTACTCCGCCTGCTTCATTGGCGCATTGAAGTTTGTCGCCAGCCAAAGCAAACGCAGCATTCCTGCTGATGCATCGATCACGGCACATGTCGGCATCGGCCAGATCCCTGGCGGTTTCGGCCTGGACATCGACCTGCACATCAACCTGCCAGGTCTGGATCAAGCCGATGCTCAAGCGCTGGTCGACGCGGCTCACCAGGTTTGCCCGTACTCCAACGCGACACGCGGCAACGTCGATGTCCGTTTGCACGTCTCCGTCTAA
- a CDS encoding SDR family NAD(P)-dependent oxidoreductase, which translates to MNIDFTGRHVLVTGSTSGIGFATAKGFLEAGAHVVINGRSGSSVEDALQRLGALASRADGFVGDLSNAPGCQALIAKYPRFDIVINNLGIFKLEDFFETPDSEWQRFFETNVMSGVRVSRAYAPGMVERGWGRIVFVSSESGVNIPADMIHYGFTKTAQLSIARGLAKRLAGTGVTVNSVLPGPTLSEGVAQMLQADVERTGDSLEKVAADFVNEHRSTSIIQRAARVEEVANMIIYASSEQASATTGAALRVDGGVVDSIV; encoded by the coding sequence ATGAACATCGACTTCACCGGCCGTCACGTCCTCGTCACCGGTTCCACCAGCGGTATCGGTTTTGCCACAGCCAAAGGCTTCCTCGAAGCCGGTGCCCATGTGGTCATCAACGGTCGCAGCGGGAGCAGCGTGGAGGACGCGTTGCAGCGCTTGGGCGCCCTCGCTTCAAGGGCCGATGGCTTTGTTGGCGATCTGAGCAACGCGCCCGGCTGCCAGGCACTGATCGCCAAATACCCACGCTTTGATATCGTCATCAACAATCTGGGCATTTTCAAACTGGAAGACTTTTTCGAAACGCCGGACAGCGAATGGCAGCGCTTCTTCGAAACCAACGTAATGTCCGGCGTGCGGGTTTCCAGGGCCTACGCGCCGGGCATGGTCGAGCGGGGTTGGGGGCGGATTGTGTTTGTTTCGTCGGAATCGGGCGTGAACATTCCTGCCGACATGATTCACTACGGCTTCACCAAGACCGCCCAACTGTCCATCGCTCGTGGCCTGGCCAAGCGCCTGGCTGGCACAGGCGTTACGGTGAACTCGGTGCTGCCTGGGCCGACGCTGTCCGAAGGGGTTGCCCAGATGCTCCAGGCAGACGTCGAGCGCACCGGGGACAGCCTGGAAAAGGTCGCGGCGGATTTCGTCAATGAGCACCGCAGCACCTCGATCATCCAGCGCGCGGCACGCGTCGAGGAAGTCGCCAACATGATCATCTACGCCAGCTCGGAACAGGCCTCGGCTACCACCGGCGCGGCGTTGCGTGTTGATGGGGGTGTGGTGGATAGCATCGTTTAG
- a CDS encoding VOC family protein — MGIQGKDSQIDNIEFNVSDIARSKAFYASVFGWSFVDYGPTYTEFSDGRLTGGFTTGEPVRPGGPLIILYADDLEGTQLRLKAAGALISREVFAFPGGRRFHFIDPDGYELAVWSAS, encoded by the coding sequence ATGGGCATTCAAGGTAAAGACAGTCAGATCGATAACATCGAGTTCAATGTCAGCGACATCGCCCGCAGCAAAGCCTTCTATGCAAGCGTGTTCGGCTGGAGTTTCGTCGACTACGGCCCGACCTATACCGAATTCAGCGACGGTCGCCTGACCGGTGGTTTCACGACCGGTGAACCGGTGCGCCCGGGTGGTCCGTTGATCATCTTGTATGCGGATGACCTTGAGGGCACCCAACTCCGGCTCAAGGCCGCGGGGGCGCTCATCAGCCGTGAAGTGTTCGCTTTCCCGGGTGGCCGACGTTTCCACTTTATCGACCCGGATGGCTATGAGCTGGCGGTGTGGTCGGCTTCCTGA
- a CDS encoding methyl-accepting chemotaxis protein, which produces MFDWISNIRVSAKLSLGFGLVLGLALLLASTGWYAVATLTDRGVKIEKIAQISDYTKDLRISRLRLGANPQPNAYQPLQKILDNLAAHLQSIRDHFTSPIDQELIQQQNTSVREYGQLLLDLAKPNADQVSIYKRMGQLGDLLLDTTQKLIDSQNAKRDADAASAKVLLGLVAAMTLLLGALAAWIITQQIVNPLQYTLQAVNRIARGDLSEPVQVNRRDELGQLQSGLQQMMLNLHELIEGIRSGVIQVASAAEQLSAVTEQTNAGVNNQKTETDHVATAMSEMTATVQNVARDAEEASTAASAADQQASEGEQIVNEAIAQIKRLAEELNQSADAVRHLQEQSEKIGGVLDVIKAVAQQTNLLALNAAIEAARAGEAGRGFAVVADEVRSLALRTQRSTEEIESLVAGVQSGTHAVASGMESSQLLGESSVEFTHRAVIALENITSKVSIIQAMNQQIATAAEQQSAVAEEINRSVINVRDISEQTASTCEETASSSTELARLGHELERLVGRFKV; this is translated from the coding sequence ATGTTTGACTGGATCAGCAACATCCGTGTCAGCGCGAAATTAAGCTTGGGCTTCGGCCTGGTACTAGGGCTTGCGTTGTTACTCGCTTCCACGGGTTGGTACGCCGTTGCGACGTTGACCGACCGCGGCGTTAAAATCGAGAAAATTGCTCAAATCAGCGATTACACCAAAGACCTGCGAATCAGTCGTTTACGTCTAGGTGCAAACCCTCAACCAAATGCCTATCAACCGCTGCAGAAAATTCTGGACAATCTGGCAGCCCATCTGCAAAGCATCAGGGACCATTTCACTTCCCCGATTGACCAAGAACTGATTCAACAACAGAACACATCCGTCAGAGAATACGGACAACTGCTGCTTGATCTGGCCAAACCCAATGCCGACCAAGTGTCCATATATAAACGTATGGGGCAACTGGGCGATCTGTTGCTCGATACGACGCAAAAACTCATTGATTCGCAAAATGCCAAGCGCGATGCCGACGCCGCGTCTGCCAAGGTTCTGCTGGGGCTTGTCGCTGCCATGACGTTGCTACTGGGCGCACTCGCGGCATGGATCATTACCCAACAAATCGTTAACCCACTGCAGTACACGCTACAGGCCGTGAATCGTATTGCCAGGGGGGATTTGAGTGAGCCCGTGCAGGTCAATCGGCGTGATGAGTTGGGTCAGCTGCAATCAGGTCTTCAGCAGATGATGCTCAACCTTCATGAACTGATCGAGGGCATTCGATCCGGCGTCATTCAGGTTGCCAGTGCTGCCGAACAGCTGTCGGCGGTCACCGAGCAAACCAATGCGGGCGTCAATAATCAGAAAACCGAAACGGATCATGTCGCCACCGCGATGAGCGAAATGACCGCAACGGTGCAAAACGTCGCTCGCGATGCTGAAGAGGCCTCAACTGCCGCATCCGCCGCGGATCAGCAAGCCTCTGAGGGAGAGCAAATCGTGAATGAGGCCATAGCGCAGATCAAGCGCTTGGCCGAAGAACTCAATCAGTCGGCCGATGCTGTACGTCATCTCCAGGAACAAAGTGAAAAAATCGGTGGGGTACTCGATGTGATAAAGGCGGTGGCCCAGCAAACCAATCTGCTGGCGCTGAACGCGGCCATTGAAGCCGCACGCGCCGGCGAGGCTGGCCGTGGCTTTGCGGTGGTAGCAGACGAGGTGCGCAGTCTTGCCTTACGCACCCAGCGTTCCACTGAAGAAATTGAAAGTCTGGTGGCCGGTGTACAGAGTGGTACCCATGCCGTTGCCTCAGGCATGGAAAGCAGCCAGCTGTTGGGCGAGAGCAGCGTCGAATTTACCCATCGCGCGGTGATCGCCCTGGAAAACATCACGAGTAAAGTATCGATCATTCAAGCCATGAATCAGCAAATCGCCACCGCAGCGGAGCAGCAAAGCGCAGTCGCCGAGGAAATCAACCGCAGTGTCATCAACGTTCGCGACATCTCCGAGCAGACGGCAAGCACTTGCGAGGAAACTGCTTCTTCAAGTACCGAACTCGCACGGCTGGGTCATGAACTGGAAAGGCTGGTAGGACGCTTTAAAGTGTAG
- a CDS encoding helix-turn-helix domain-containing protein has product MVKGHGGPAFKVGSSTKPINLSQEELAAIAGIHRTYVSQIERELKYITNAQSNERKVLVNAFRNMTFPWLIWE; this is encoded by the coding sequence ATGGTGAAGGGACATGGCGGGCCTGCATTCAAGGTCGGGTCGTCAACGAAACCTATTAACCTTTCACAAGAAGAGCTAGCAGCGATAGCGGGAATACACCGAACTTACGTGAGTCAAATTGAACGCGAATTAAAGTACATCACTAATGCCCAGTCTAATGAACGAAAGGTTTTGGTCAACGCTTTCAGAAATATGACGTTTCCTTGGCTGATTTGGGAGTAA
- a CDS encoding NAD(P)/FAD-dependent oxidoreductase — MDNAPGKRVIVIGAGIVGASLAYHLATKGAKVTVLEAEGIASGVTGSSFAWINTSHGEPDPIAPLRGAAIQEYRRLETQLPGLKIRWTGALSYGSSSTASASRISQSQIRELEPNLKNPPQQASYAAEEGALDAVAATHALIAGAQANGAKVLTQTSVLGFKTQGSTVWGVETATGVIEADIVVLAAGTGITKLADLLEVCLPIDASPAIFIRYTSPPNLVRSLISSPEMEVRQTPEGALLAAEDYLDDALENQPSEIALRTANAIKSELHGVVSLDLQSARVGYRPMPADDIPIIGYLPQVGGVYVCVMHPGVTLAAIVGRLASEDIVGDKACSALNPCRPDRFFQA; from the coding sequence ATGGATAACGCTCCAGGCAAACGCGTCATCGTCATCGGTGCGGGCATCGTAGGCGCATCCCTGGCCTACCACCTGGCGACCAAAGGCGCGAAAGTCACTGTGCTCGAGGCCGAAGGTATCGCGTCAGGCGTGACCGGCAGCTCATTCGCCTGGATCAACACCTCCCATGGCGAACCCGACCCCATTGCGCCATTGCGCGGTGCTGCCATCCAGGAATACCGCCGACTCGAAACGCAACTGCCTGGCCTGAAGATCCGCTGGACTGGCGCCCTCTCTTACGGCTCGAGTTCAACAGCGTCGGCTAGCCGGATATCCCAATCACAGATCCGTGAACTTGAGCCAAACCTCAAGAACCCTCCTCAGCAAGCTTCGTATGCGGCGGAAGAAGGAGCGCTGGACGCCGTAGCAGCAACCCATGCGCTGATCGCCGGTGCTCAAGCGAATGGCGCGAAAGTGCTCACTCAAACGTCGGTTCTCGGCTTTAAAACCCAGGGTTCCACCGTGTGGGGCGTTGAAACCGCCACGGGCGTCATTGAAGCCGATATCGTCGTATTGGCTGCCGGCACAGGCATCACGAAGCTGGCCGACCTGCTTGAAGTCTGCCTGCCCATAGACGCCTCTCCGGCAATTTTCATCCGCTACACCTCGCCACCCAACCTGGTGCGCAGCCTCATTTCCAGCCCTGAAATGGAAGTGAGGCAAACCCCGGAGGGTGCGTTGCTGGCGGCCGAAGACTACCTGGACGACGCCTTGGAAAACCAACCATCGGAGATCGCGCTGCGCACCGCCAACGCCATCAAAAGCGAACTCCACGGCGTCGTCTCCCTGGACCTACAATCGGCTCGCGTCGGATACAGACCCATGCCTGCTGATGACATCCCCATCATTGGTTATCTTCCGCAGGTTGGCGGCGTATACGTGTGCGTCATGCACCCCGGCGTAACCCTGGCCGCGATCGTGGGTCGTCTTGCCAGTGAAGATATCGTCGGCGACAAGGCTTGCTCGGCCCTCAACCCCTGTCGTCCGGATCGATTTTTCCAAGCTTAG